One segment of Leptodactylus fuscus isolate aLepFus1 chromosome 7, aLepFus1.hap2, whole genome shotgun sequence DNA contains the following:
- the AP5M1 gene encoding AP-5 complex subunit mu-1: MPIRGLWIFSHRLGSRGEVKFSRRYPTVEKRAKAFNRSSYVNIPEDVDLLRSLLHELGLTDRNKNFVEYRDDCARISKTDVYSLMVSEGNLWPVLAIQNGDFIYVCLPLVEQLLSPAPPLISINSISEAFSLLSGIMLYVNSGHNTEADISSRFTQLPFLVTQACPLGSPVDTNLLALPDNLNSTSENQCYKSPAWKASKQKGKAQIEVYITEKVNSTQYDKRDDSDMWQVYGTVSCKCNLETISPNVIVGLNLPANGSPLQDILVHPCVTSIDSSMLISSSVAATDDSAFNGPYKFPFIPPFDLFQLCYYTSQVPVPPILGFYQLTEDGRQIHISIKLKLHESIKNGFDYCEAQIPFFNKGQIKHSDCKVSHGQLELSKEKSLLVWVIGQKFPKSLEILLAGTVTFLAEEHPNDPVDPICVGSTAYVKLSFRIPDYSLTGCYSDQHSVQVFSTAKPKIITSRELISADYYIWNSKAPAPVVCRSFFD; the protein is encoded by the exons ATGCCTATCCGTGGACTATGGATCTTCAGTCACCGACTAGGGAGCCGCGGAGAGGTAAAATTCTCAAG GCGTTACCCTACAGTGGAGAAGAGAGCTAAGGCTTTCAACAGGTCAAGTTATGTGAACATCCCAGAAGATGTAGACCTCTTAAGATCACTACTCCATGAACTGGGACTGACGGACCGGAATAAAAACTTTGTGGAATACAGAGATGACTGTGCCAGGATCAGTAAAACAGATGTATACTCCCTGATGGTGTCCGAAGGAAATCTCTGGCCTGTCCTGGCCATTCAGAATGGAGACTTTATCTATGTATGCCTTCCTCTGGTGGAGCAGTTACTGTCGCCTGCCCCACCGCTTATTAGTATTAACAGTATCTCTGAGGCATTTTCCCTTTTATCTGGAATTATGCTCTATGTGAATTCTGGACACAACACAGAGGCGGACATTTCCTCTAGATTCACACAGCTCCCGTTTCTGGTAACACAGGCCTGTCCACTAGGCTCTCCTGTGGACACCAACTTGCTGGCACTGCCCGACAATCTAAACAGCACATCTGAGAACCAATGTTATAAATCTCCAGCATGGAAGGCCAGCAAACAAAAGGGAAAAGCTCAAATTGAAGTTTATATCACCGAGAAAGTGAATTCTACACAGTATGACAAGAGGGATGACAGTGACATGTGGCAGGTGTACGGGACAGTTTCCTGCAAG TGTAATTTGGAAACAATCAGCCCAAATGTAATAGTCGGCTTGAATCTTCCTGCCAATGGCTCCCCCCTTCAGGATATCCTGGTCCATCCCTGTGTGACTTCCATTGACTCTTCCATGCTGATCTCAAGCAGCGTGGCTGCAACAGACGATTCTGCTTTCAACGGGCCGTAcaaatttccattcattcctcCCTTTGATTTGTTCCAATTGTGTTACTACACATCACAG gTACCCGTACCACCAATTTTAGGTTTTTATCAGTTGACAGAAGATGGACGTCAGATACATATATCCATTAAGCTAAAGCTTCATGAGAGCATAAAGAATGGATTTGACTACTGTGAAGCACAAATACCCTTTTTCAACAA AGGTCAGATAAAGCACAGTGATTGCAAAGTAAGCCACGGGCAACTGGAATTATCAAAAGAAAAGAGTCTTCTAGTTTGGGTGATAg GCCAGAAGTTTCCAAAATCTTTAGAGATTTTGCTTGCAGGAACTGTGACTTTTCTAGCAGAGGAACACCCAAAtgacccagtggaccccatttgtGTTGGAAGCACTGCTTATGTCAAA CTTTCATTCAGAATTCCTGACTACAGTCTGACGGGATGTTACTCCGACCAGCACTCCGTCCAAGTCTTCTCAACTGCAAAGCCAAAAATTATAACCT CACGGGAGCTCATATCGGCTGATTACTATATATGGAACTCCAAGGCTCCGGCACCTGTCGTATGCAGATCTTTCTTTGATTAA